In a genomic window of Desulfatirhabdium butyrativorans DSM 18734:
- a CDS encoding adenosine-specific kinase, producing MELKCVSIDNPEGLNFVLGQSHFIKTVEDIHEAMVNAVPMAKFGVAFCEASDKCLVRYSGTDEALIELARKNAFALSAGHSFIVFMKDMFPVNVLNAIKQVPEVCRIYCATANPVEVILAETAQGRGILGVIDGFASKGIETEADIEYRKSLLRRFGYKL from the coding sequence CAATTTCGTGCTGGGGCAATCCCATTTCATCAAAACCGTGGAGGACATTCACGAGGCCATGGTGAATGCCGTTCCAATGGCGAAATTCGGTGTCGCCTTTTGCGAGGCATCCGACAAATGCCTGGTGCGCTATTCCGGAACCGATGAAGCCTTGATCGAACTGGCCAGGAAAAATGCCTTTGCACTCTCGGCCGGTCACAGCTTCATCGTTTTCATGAAGGACATGTTTCCCGTCAACGTATTGAACGCCATCAAACAGGTGCCGGAAGTCTGCCGCATCTATTGTGCCACGGCCAATCCGGTGGAAGTCATTCTTGCGGAAACGGCCCAGGGCCGGGGAATTCTCGGGGTGATCGATGGTTTCGCATCCAAGGGCATCGAAACCGAAGCCGATATCGAATACCGAAAATCGTTGCTCAGACGATTCGGTTACAAGCTGTAA